The genomic interval TGGCCATCGGTTTACACAAAGCATTACCTGATTTGAATATTCTTCCTCGTTACGAAACGTGGGTCAATCGTTTTACGAATCGGTATGAAAATGCGGATGATATTGATGCGCCAGGAAATTTGCAGGCAAAGAGTGCCGAACAAGCTATTTATTCTGGAGGATTTCTTGGTCAAGGAATTGGAAAAGGAAAAGTAAAGGAATTTATTCCTGAGGCGTATGCAGATTTTTTCTTTGCTTCTTTCGTGGAGGAATTCGGTTCGTTTTCGGCAATTATTTTAGTGTTACTTTACCTCATTATGCTCTATCGCATTATGCGAATTGCACTTCGAGCTGAGCATCTCTTTGAGACTTATGTTTGTCTGGGGATTGGGATTTTATTGCTCTCTCAGGCAGCTGTAAATATGATGGTTTGTACAGGGATATTTCCTGTAACCGGACAAAATATGCCCTTTTTAGCTATGGGTGGATCTGCCATGATTATGGCGTGTGTTGCAATTGGAATTGTGCAAGGTGTTGCGCAAAAACAAGAAGAAAAAGTTTCTGTAGAATCTGAACCTGCTTTTGCATGAAAGAATTAAAAAAAATAGTGATATCGGGTGGCGGAACAGGCGGACATATCTTTCCTGCTTTGGCCATTGCGAATGAGATTAAAAAGCGTTTTCCTCAAGTAGAAATCCTATTTGTTGGTGCTGAAGGGAAAATGGAAATGGAAAAAGTTCCAGCTGCGGGCTATAAAATTGTTGGTTTGCCTATTGTTGGTCTCCAACGAAAATTGACCTTGAAGAATTTAGCGCTTCCTTTCAAATTACTCAAGAGTCTTTCATTGGCAAAGAATATCTTGAAAGATTTTAAACCGCAAGTGGTTATTGGAGTTGGGGGATATGCTAGCGGACCCACATTGAAAATGGCGCAACGTTTAGGAATTCCCACCCTGATTCAAGAACAAAATTCATATCCAGGAAAAACCAACCGCTTATTGTCTAAGAAAGTGAAAGCAGTTTGTACCGCTTATGAAGGTTTGGATACTGTTTTTCCACCAGAAACGATTCGTTTAACGGGGAATCCTGTTCGGGAAGAGTTGAATCAAACAAATTTAAGCAGAGAAGAAGCCTTTGCGGAATTTCCAGTATTGGATCCTACAAAGAAAACCATTTTGGTAATGGGCGGAAGTTTAGGTGCTCGTACTTTGAATGAAGGAGTGATTTATGGATTGGATCAATTGGCTGATGCAAACACCCAAATTTTGTGGCAATGCGGGAAGTATTATTTCGAAGCCATGAAAAAAGAAGTAGAGATTCGGAAAAAAGCTGCAATTTATTTGACTGATTTTATTGCCAGAATGGATGCCGCTTATGCGGTTGCAGATGTGATTGTTTCACGTGCCGGAGCATTATCTATTTCTGAATTGTGCATTGTAGGAAAACCTATTATTTTGGTTCCTTCCCCAAATGTTTCTGAAGATCACCAAACCAAAAATGCCATGGCTTTAGTGAATGGTCAGGCAGCTATTTTGATTAAAGATGATGTAGCAAAAGAACAATTGATTTCAGAAGCTATTGGGATTTTAAATAATGAAGATAAGGGGCATGGGTTACGTATTGCAATTAAAAGAATGGCAAAACCCAATGCAACAAAAGATATTGTGGATGTGATTGAACAATTGGCGTAGGGATGCGATGCCTCGCGTCCATACAAAATGGGAGCAATAAAAATGGAATTAGACAATATAAAACGTTTTTACTTCATAGGCATCGGCGGAATCGGGATGTCTGCCTTGGCACGCTATTTCAAAGCGAAAGGGTTTGATGTTGCTGGTTACGATAAAACGCCTTCACCTTTGACAGATGAGTTACAAAAAGAAGGAATCCCTGTTCATTTTGACGATTTGGGAGAAAACATTCCTTCTGAATATCGAACTATTGAATCTACATTAGCGGTTTACACACCAGCTATTCCCAAGAATATGGGAGAGCTCGTTTACGTGGAGAAAAGGCATAAAGTATTAAAGAGAAGTGAGGTTTTGGGTTTGATTACCCAAACAAGCAAAGGACTTGGAGTTGCGGGAACTCATGGTAAGACAACTACTTCAACAATGCTAGCTTATGTTTTGAGTCAATCGCACTTGAAATGTTCTGCATTTTTGGGAGGAATTTCTTCCAATTTTAATTCGAATGTTTTAGTGGATGCTTCTGCAGATTATTCGGTCATAGAAGCAGATGAATTTGATCGTTCGTTTTTAAGATTGAAACCCTATGCGAGTATTATTACGGCAATGGATCCTGATCATCTAGATATTTACGGCACGGAAGAATTGTTCCAAGAAGGCTTTCAAGAATATGCAAATAAGCATTCGGACAATCAGTTACTCATTTATAAATATAATCTGCCTTTGAAACAAACCGGTTTTAGAGGGATTAGTTATGGAATCAATACTCCGAGTGCACAAGTGAATGGAAGTAATTTGCATTACGAAGATGGAAAATTCATACTAGATATTCAGTTTCAAGACGAGTTGTGGGAAAGTGTTTCACTTGGTTTACCAGGGATTCATAATGCGGAAAATGCCTTGGCAGTTGCAATGATGTGCAGAGAATTGGGACTTTCCGAAGAAGAGATTCGATCAGGATTAAAAAATTTCAAAGGAGTTAAACGAAGATTCGAATATCATTTGCGCACCGAAAAATTGATTTACATAGACGATTATGCGCACCATCCAACAGAGATTGCAGCATTGGTTTCATCCATTCGTTTGCTTTATCCGGATAAAAAAATAATTGGTGTTTTTCAACCGCATCTTTTTTCAAGAACACGTGATTTTGAAGATGGATTTGTAGTGGAGTTATCAAAGTTAGATCAGGCGATTATTATGCCTATTTATCCTGCAAGAGAAGAACCGATTGAAGGAGTAACGAGCGATGAGTTGGTGCGGAAAATTGGAAAAAAAGCCAGTTTAAAAACACCGAAAGAAGTACTGGAATTCATGAGTTCCGTTGATGAAGGTGTGGTTTTAACAATTGGAGCAGGAGACATAGATCGAATAGTACCTGAAGTAGGTAAAATATTAGAGAATAAGTAATTTGAAGGATAAACTGAAAATAGCAGCTTGGGCATTATTTGCTGTTGGAATCATCTCCATACTTTATCTTGCACGTAAAAGTCAGGATGAGGCAATTGCTTTGAAGCCAACAATCTCTATTTCAGTAGTAGATGAGAATGCATTTTTGACAGAAATGGAGCTCTTAGCTCGTTTGGAGAGATTGAATCTGCTTTATCCAAATCAACTTATGAAAAACTTAAAAACTACAGATATTGAAGTTCATATTCGGAAAATGCACGAGGTGGAAGAGGTGAATGTTTTTAAGCAGTTGGGAGGAAATTGGGGGATTCGTTTAAAAATCAGGCAGCCATACGCGCGCGTTTTTAACCAATTTGGGGAAAGTTTTTATGTTGATTCAAAAGGAGCAACAATGGCTCCGTCGACCAATTTCACTGCTCGCATTTTAGTTTTTAGCGGAAACATTAAGGATAAAATAGACACTTTATTAGTTAGTGATATTGAGGCGAATCCAAAACTCAAAAATGAACGAAGTTTGGACGAGATTTTCCGCATTTCAAAAGTTATTCATGAAAGTCCATTTTTATCAGCACAAATTAGTCAAGTCCATAGAGATAAATGGGGCGATTTTATTTTAATTCCTCGAGTTGGAGCTCAACGGATTGTTTTAGGACCTGCATCTACTGAAAAGGATGTAAATGAGAAATTGAAAAAGTTGGTGGTCTTTTACAACAATGGATTACCATTCGTTGGTTGGAATAAATACAAGACAATCAATCTGAAATACCGCAACCAAGTGGTATGTACTTATATGAACGACACGCTCTAGTGTTGTTATATTAACATTTAGTTTATTATTTTGTTGTAATTCAATGCAACTAAAGTTTAGTAACATTTTTTTGAGGGGCTAGCCCTCTTTATTATATTGGATTGTCCATCTAGATTTGCCTTATTAAAATGAAATTAAGGATTTATTAAGAGCATAGATGAAACGTAATAATCTACTACTACTTTTTTTTATTACTGTTGTGTATTTTAGTTCTGTATCGCAACAAGATATTACGTTACATCATCAGCAAATTGTTCAACTTGGTAGTGGACGCTTCTTTGATCAAGGAGGTGAAAATGGAGAGATGCCAAATGAATATTTGCGAGCAACTATTAAAGCTCCTACTGGTTATATTCACGCTTTTTTTACAGCGATTGATATTCCCAGTGGGAGCGAGTTGCGAATCTACAAAGGTCAAGACACGATTCAATTAATCGGACTTTACAATGGTACTTATAAACCAATGGATTTTTTTGGGAAATCATTTACAATCGTATATGACCCCAAATCATCTGTCGGTACAGCGCCTGGATTTTCTGGGTTAGTTCAACCAATTCCGGTGCAAGATGTCATGGAAAAAGCTACTTTGCCTGAAAGCGATTGTATTGGAGCGATTCCTTTATGTAGTAATCTTACGGTAAATACTTCTGCTAACCAATATGAAAATACAGGAAATGTAAATGATGATAACGGAAGTTGTTATTCAGGGACAGGAAATGGTGGTTCTGTGTGGTATTCTTTTTCCCCTCAAACGAATGGGAATCTTGATTTCATGATTAATCCAACAGGATCAACTGATTATGACTTTGTGTTGTGGGATATTACTGCTGGTTGTGCAAATAAAACACAGCTCTCCTGCAATTATTCTGCAACACAGGGAGCAACAGGATTGAATTCATCTGGTTCCAGTAATTCACAAGATGCGTCAGGAACCACGAATAATTCATTGGTGGCTGTGCAAACGACAAAGGTTTATGCTTTGTGTATCAATTACTATGGTGGAACCAATGCTGGATTTACTTTAGGATTTCATAATATTGCATCTACCGTAAATATTGTGGATAATACTCCCCCAACGATTAGCAGTGCATATAGTTCGAATTGTGCGGCATCGACATCGTTTACAGTAAATTTTTCAGAATATATCGACTGTAATACGTTACAAGCATCCGATTTTGCGATTCCTGGCTATACCGTTACAATTATTACAACAAATTGCGTCAATGGAAAAACCAATAGTGTTGTACTTGGAGTTTCACCTTCAATGCCTCCAGGAAATTATTCGATGACAGTCAATGATATGAATGATCTCTGCGGAAATCCACTTAATCAGGTTTATCCAATTAATACATTGGTTACACCAACTGCTAATGCGGGACCAGATAGAGTTGCTTGTTCTACTATCGGTTTCTTCGGGATTCCAAGTTATGGTTCTGTTACATTAACCGGTTCAGGAGGGACGAGTTACATTTGGAGTACGGGGCAAACGGGTGCTTCTGTTTCTGTTTCACCAAGTTCAAGTACGACTTATACATTAACAGCTATTTCAGGTAATTGTTCTTCAACGGATCAGGTAAACGTTACTGTTTCTGCTTCGCCAGTTGTTAATTTAGGTCCAGATCAAACGATTTGTTCTGGATTTCCTGTAACCTTAAATGCAAGTGGAGGTGGAACATACCAATGGCAATCTACAACGAATGGTGGTTTCTTTGGAACTCCAACAGGTTGGGCAAACATTGGTGGAGCAACGGGTTCGTCATATACTGCTAGTCCTACAGGAACGATATATTATCAAGTAAATGTGACAAATGCCCAAGGTTGTACAGGAAAAGATTTTATTAAAATTACCATTGGTTCAGGAACATTTGGGATAACTGCGCCGCCTTTTGTTTGTCAAGGTTCATCCGTTACCTTAACATTGCCAGGAAGTATGACTGCTTATACATGGAATCAGGCTGGGACACCTGTTGGAACGGCAAATACACCATTAACAGTTTCACCAAGTGCAACAACAACTTATACAGCAGTAAGCACGACGGTTGGTTGTACGGGTAGTGCAAGCGTAACTGTTCCAGTTCATCCTTTGGGTACTTTGACTACAAATGTAAGTCCAGCATCAGCATGTCCAGGAGTTCCTGTAAATTTAACTTCAACTGCACCAGCTGAAACTTACATTACTCAAACTGAAAATTTTGAAAGTGCTAATTCATTTACATTTGTAAATGGAACAGTTAACAGGTGGTATTATGGAACGGGAGCCGCAGCAAATGGTACAAAATCAATTTATGTTGGAACAGCTACAGGGAATAATAATTACGTAACTACTAACTTCTTGGGTCTGGCTCAATCGAGCATTAATTTTGCCTATAAGAATTATACCATTACTAGCTATTGTAGTCCTACTTTGAGCTTCAATTGGAGATGCAATGGTTTAGGAGGAACTTCTGAACTCACCATTTGGGCAGTGCCAACTACAATTACGCCAACAGCTGGTACAGCGATTACCGCAACTGGAGGGAATGTTTTATTGGGAGGTCCATATTCTGGATCAAATGCATTTTCAAATGTGGTTCTAAGTCTAGCAAATTACGCTGGACAATCTGTTCGTATCGTTTTCCAATGGAGAAGTGAACCTTCATTATTTTCGCCTGGCTCACCGAATAATAGTGCTGCATGTATAGATGATGTTGTATTTACAGATAACACGACGTATAGTTATGCTTGGGTTTCTTCACCCGCTGGATTTACAGCTAGTACTGTTAATGCTACCGCTAATCCAACTGCTGCAACAAATTACACCATGACTGCAACACGCTGTGATGGATGCCCAATGGCGAGTTCAATTGCGGTGATTGATTGCAATCCGCTTCCTGTTGGTTTGTTGGAATTTAAAGGAGAGAAAAAAGAGCGCGAAAATAAGTTGATTTGGATTACTGAAAATGAGGTTGATTTAGATTATTTCATCCTTGAAAGAAGTCCAGATGGAATCAATTGGGAATTTGTTACAAATGTAGATCCAAGTGGCAATTCCAACGAATTAACGCATGATTATTCGGTGAGTGATTATTCGTTTACGAGAGATAAAATAAATTATTACCGATTGATTCAAAAAGAGAATGATGGTAAAAGAGTAGTTGCGGATAAAATGGTCTCTATTGATAACCGTATTCAGTCAAAAGTAATTATTGGTAGAACAAACCTATTAGGTCAGACAATCTCAGACAATCAAAAAGGATTGGTGATATTGATATATGAAGATGGAACCTCGGAAAAAGTGTTTTTACAAGATTAAAATAACTACCCACTACTACTACTACAAAGCATAAGCACACACAACTATGCCCCGAAACAAAGAGACTGCACCTGTAGTCTCTTTGCTGTTTTATTGAAGTTGGTCTGAATCCAAAAGGAATTTATTTTCCATAACCCAAAGAATTAAGCTATTATTTCTGGCATCTAGATTCAGTTTTTTGCAAATACGTGAACGATAGTTTTCAACTGATTTGGGCGATACAAAAAGCATATTAGCAATATCTTTGCTGGAGTATTTTTTGCTAACTAACTTTAAAACCTTTAATTCAGTAGGTGTTAATGATTTGATTTCATCTGTAATTAAATCCATGCGAGGATCTATTTCGCGTTTGTTGTGTTGGTCTCTTAGGACCAATGGAAGGTAAGTTTTTCCAGCTAGTACCCAATTGATGCATTCTACAATTTCTTCTGAAGTATTGTCTTTGATTAAATAACCTTTTGCGCCATTGTAAAAGGCGAGTTTAATAACATCTGTAGTTTTATGGATAGATAATATAATGACTGCTAAATCTGGAAATTCTTGTTGAATTTCACTGCAAGTCTCCAGGCCGTTTTTTACAGGCATATCAATATCTAGAAGAACAATGTCTGGATTGAAATGAGGAATGTTTTCAATGACTTCAGATCCATTTTCGTAGGCCTGTATTTCCACTTCTTCAAAGGAAGATTGAAGAAGAAATTGAAGCCCGCTTCTAAATATGGGATGATCATCAGCTAGAATTACTTTCATTTAAATCGTTATTGTCAAAGAGATTCCTTTGTTATTTCCTGTTTTTAAATCTAACCGCCCGCCGATTATTGCGGTTCTTTCTCGAATGGTTAAAAGACCCAGCCCATTTTTATCTTGTGAATCTGAAATTCCAATTCCATTGTCGCGATATTGGATGATTAGTTCGCCATTTTTGCGTTCAAGTGTTACTTTCAATGCGCTAGCATGTGCATGTTTAATGGTGTTAGAAATGCATTCTTGAATGATGCGGTAAATTTGAGAACTCGTTTCAATGCTAAAATTTGTGCCGTTTAATTCATACTCAAAGGTGCACAACATATCTGTACCAGATTGTGTTTTCTCAATCAGGGAATTTAAAGCAGTTTCCAAACCTATTTTTTCCAATGCAGCTGGATGTAACTGATGACTGAGGACCCTTGTTTGCTCTAAAATATCTCCAATTTCCAGGTCTACACCATCAATTTTAGTAATTTTTCCAGTACTAAAAAGATTGAGTTTTGATTTTACAACTGCTAAACTCTGTCCAATATCATCGTGTAAATCTTTCGAAATACGAGAGCGTTCTTCATCAATTTGTTCGATCAATTTTTGCGAAAAAAGGGACTTTATCTTGCGAGATTTGCGAACGTTGTAGATATAAATAGCTCCCAAAATGACTAAGAATATTGAAAAAATGACCAAGAAAGTAAAACGATAGTTGGCTGATTTTAATTCACTTTTTGTTTGAAGAAATTTGTTTCTTTGTTTAGAGTCTGAAAGCTCATTTTCAAGCCGTTCTTTTCCGTAAATAGTCTGTAGTCGTGTTTGTTCATTTTCATTAGACACTTCTCTTATGCTATCTGAAAGGGAGCTGTAATTACGTTCTAATTCATAAGCTAACTTGAAATTTCCCTGCGCAGAGGCTAGTTTTGATTGCAGAGCAATTAATTCCATTTGAAAGTAGGGGTCGTTGTATGATTGAATGTAAAACTCTACTGAATCAATACATCTTTCTGCTGTTTGGAAATCTTTTTGTTCAACGGAAACCATTCCTCTCATTATAAATGAAGTAATCAGGTACATTGGATCTCGATAGGTTTGTACAATTGCAAGTGCAGAATCACTATTTCTCGATGCTTCATTCAATTGCTTGTTATCTAAATAAGAAGATGATAAATTGACATATGCTGCTGCAATTCCAGCTGGGAAACCAATTTTTTTAGCTTCAATTACCGTTTGTTTGTAATGAATAATGGATCCTTTAAAATCTTGAATTTGATGAGTTACTAGACCTAAGTTATTTAAAACATTTAGTCGCAGACGAGATTCCTGGGTTTCCGTTGCAAGAATCAATGCTCGTTCTAAATCTTTCTTAGCTTCATTGTATTTTTTAGCTTTTAATTTTAGAAGTGCAAGGTTGTTTAGTAAGTATCCAGTTGCAAACTTTTCACGATGTTTTTCTGAAATACGCAATCCTTTTAAATAGCTTTCGGTTGCCTTGTCATACATCAGACGAGCTTCATACATGATTCCTATACCGTTGTATATTTCTAATTGGTTTTCGATATAATTTCCTTTTTTAGCATCCTTCAACAGTTCTTTGAAGCCATTATCTGCTTTTAAAATATCGTGGTCTAAGGTGAGGAAGTTTAGTCTAATTTTTGTTGAGTTAATTAACTTGTAATCTTTTGTTTTTTTTCCAATTGATATACTCTTAGCGTAGTACCTTTTTGCTTCTTTCAGATTGTTTGAATAATAATTGAAACTCCCATAATACTGATAGATGTAGCCAATTTCATTTTCCTTGTGTAGCTTTTTTGCGAGTTGGATAAACTGTTCGCCAAGTGAAAAAACGGTTGAACTATCGTAGTATGTTGCTTGCTTGATTTTAATCTTAAGATCCTCCAACTTTTTCAAATCAGCTTTTTGAGCAGCTAATGATTGAATGATTAGTAAGAAAAAGAAGACTAATGGTAGTCGTTTTGACATTGTAAAAAACAGTTTGAATGCTAAAATTAAAGATACATAAATTTTCAATTTAAAAAACGAGACCAATTTAACGATTAAGTAACTAGTTGAAAGGCACTGTTTTCAGTCTGTCCAGCTCTGTTTTGAGATGAAAAAAGGAGTAACCTTTATTAACAATACTTGTTTAATAAGTATTCTAAATTCACGGGGAACGGGGCGAAATAAAATTTAAGTTTGTACATACCCTATTATAGGTAAGAACCAAAACATCGATATGTGATGGTTTTCAATCGATAAAGACAGGAATTAATTGGATAAATTCTATTTGAGGAATGTTAAACGATGAAGTTTAGTCCCGATAGTTGTCGGGATGTAAATTGAAGAAAAAGAAGAGTTTATGTCAGCGGGAAAAAAGATTGTAGTTGGATTGGATATTGGGACCACTAAAATTGCATGTTTGGTGGGAACGAAGAATGAACATGGGAAAATTGAAATTATTTCCATGGGAAAAAGCGAGTCTTTAGGTGTTGCCAGAGGAATCGTGTCCAATATTGAGAAAACAGTGCAGTCTATTAAATCGGCAGTAGAAGAAGCTCAAAACCGAGTGGATGCAGATTTGATTATTCGCGTGGTGAATGTAGGGATCGCTGGTCAGCACATTAAAAGCTTACAGCACCGAGGGATATATACAAGAAACAATCCAGATGTTGAGATTTCTCAAAAGGATATCAATGCATTGATTGATGATATGTATAAATTGGTAATGCCTCCAGGAGAAGAAATTATCCATGTGTTGCCACAGGAATATATTGTTGATAACGAAACAGGTATTATTGATCCAATTGGAATGATGGGAGTTCGCTTAGAGGCAAATTTCCACATTATTACAGGTCAAATAAATGCGGCGAAGAATATTAAGATTTGTGTTGATAAATCTGGACTTCAAGTAAAAGATATCATTTTGGAGCCTATTGCTTCTGCAGATGCTGTTTTGAACGACGAAGAGAAAGAAGCTGGAGTGGTTTTGGTTGATATCGGTGGTGGAACTACGGATGTTGCTATTTTCCACGAAGGAGTTATTCGTCATACAGCTGTTATTCCTTTCGGAGGAAATGTGATTACTGACGATATCAAAGAGGGATGTACGATTTTACGCCGTCATGCGGAAGCATTGAAAGTAAAATTCGGTTCTGCTTTGGCTTCAGAAAGTTTGGAAACAGAAGTTGTTTGTATTCCAGGTTTAAGAGGAAGAGATCCAAAAGAGATTACACTTCGTAATTTGGCAAGTATCATTCAGGCTCGTATGGAAGAAATCATTGAGCATGTTCACTACGAAATTGTGAATTCTGGATATGAGAAGAGAATGATAGCTGGAATTGTAGTTACTGGAGGTGGTTCTCAATTGAAACACATCACTCAGTTGTTTGAGTATATGACTGGGATGACAACAAGAATTGGGCTTCCAACAGAGCATTTGGCTTCTACAAATACGATTGAAGCAATTACGTCTCCGATGTATGCAACGGGTATTGGATTGGTGATGAAAGGATTTGAAAACGATGTTCCTCAGAAGGCCGTAACAGAAGCTGTAACTGGGCAAGTAAAAGGACATTCTACGAAAACGAGAGGAAGTTTCTTTGATACTTTGTTAACAAAGAGTAAAAATTTCTTCGCGGAAGAGGAGTAATAGTAAATTAGCCCCGATTGAGTCTGTCAACGGATAGATATCGGGGGGTAAAAAGCTTAGCTTTTGTAGTGAGAGTGAAGCTGAAAATTAAAAGACAATAAAAACAACAACAATAAAAAAAAGCATATGGAGTTCGATTTGCCAAAAGGAACAACGTCAATTATCAAAGTGATTGGTGTTGGTGGTGGTGGAAGTAATGCTGTAAACCACATGTTCGATCAAGAAATCAAAGGTGTTGATTTCATCGTTTGTAATACAGACCGTCAGGCTTTGGATATTTCTCCAGTGCCTTATAAAATTCAATTAGGCCCAAGTTTAACTGAAGGACGTGGTGCGGGCGCAATTCCTGAAATTGGAAGAAATGCTGCCGTTGAAAACATTGAAGATATTCGCGCATTGCTTTCAAATGGAACAAAAATGGTTTTCGTAACTGCTGGAATGGGTGGTGGAACGGGAACTGGTGCTGCTCCTGTGATTGCTCAAGTTGCTAAAGAATTAAATATTTTAACTGTTGGTATCGTAACGATTCCTTTCGCTTTTGAAGGTCGTCGTCGTCGTCAGCAGGCCGAAGAAGGATTAGATGTTATGCGTCAATGTGTTGATACCTTATTGGTAATCAATAACGAACGTTTGCGTGAAGTGGGTGGAAATATGTCATTGGCTCAAGCATTTGCTTTGGCTGATAATGTATTGGCAACTGCTGCAAAAGGAATTGCTGACGTAATTACAACTACTGGAGCAATCAACGTGG from Fluviicola taffensis DSM 16823 carries:
- the ftsA gene encoding cell division protein FtsA, with protein sequence MSAGKKIVVGLDIGTTKIACLVGTKNEHGKIEIISMGKSESLGVARGIVSNIEKTVQSIKSAVEEAQNRVDADLIIRVVNVGIAGQHIKSLQHRGIYTRNNPDVEISQKDINALIDDMYKLVMPPGEEIIHVLPQEYIVDNETGIIDPIGMMGVRLEANFHIITGQINAAKNIKICVDKSGLQVKDIILEPIASADAVLNDEEKEAGVVLVDIGGGTTDVAIFHEGVIRHTAVIPFGGNVITDDIKEGCTILRRHAEALKVKFGSALASESLETEVVCIPGLRGRDPKEITLRNLASIIQARMEEIIEHVHYEIVNSGYEKRMIAGIVVTGGGSQLKHITQLFEYMTGMTTRIGLPTEHLASTNTIEAITSPMYATGIGLVMKGFENDVPQKAVTEAVTGQVKGHSTKTRGSFFDTLLTKSKNFFAEEE